Proteins encoded within one genomic window of Prauserella marina:
- the dhaK gene encoding dihydroxyacetone kinase subunit DhaK, whose product MKKIINDPATVVADSLRGMAAAHADLLRIEYDPDHIVRADAPVRDTVAVISGGGSGHEPLHGGFVGKGMLHAAVPGPVFTSPTPDAVQAAVSATTGPSGALLIVKNYTGDVLNFETAAELASADELDVRSVIIDDDVAVADSTFTAGRRGVGGTVLLEKITGAAAERGDSLDAVEALARKVIGQVRSIGVALSAPTVPHVGEPSFELADDEVEFGIGIHGEPGRERIKTGPADELVARMIDAVVEDLPFADGDDVLLFSNSMGGTPLVELYLAHGIAERLLAERGIRVVRRLVGPYVTSLEMQGMSVTLLRMDDELTELWDAPVNTPALRWGL is encoded by the coding sequence GTGAAGAAGATCATCAACGATCCGGCGACGGTGGTGGCCGACTCGCTCCGCGGGATGGCCGCCGCGCACGCCGATCTGCTCAGGATCGAGTACGACCCGGACCACATCGTCCGCGCCGACGCTCCCGTCCGCGACACGGTGGCCGTGATCTCGGGCGGCGGCTCGGGGCACGAGCCGTTGCACGGTGGCTTCGTCGGCAAGGGAATGCTGCACGCGGCGGTGCCGGGGCCGGTGTTCACCTCGCCGACTCCCGACGCCGTCCAGGCCGCCGTCTCGGCGACGACCGGCCCTTCCGGCGCTCTGCTGATCGTCAAGAACTACACCGGTGACGTGCTGAACTTCGAGACGGCGGCCGAACTGGCCTCCGCTGACGAACTCGACGTGCGCAGCGTGATCATCGACGACGACGTCGCGGTCGCCGACTCGACATTCACGGCGGGGCGGCGAGGAGTCGGTGGCACGGTGCTGCTTGAGAAGATCACCGGTGCCGCCGCGGAAAGGGGCGACTCGCTCGACGCGGTGGAAGCCTTGGCCCGCAAGGTGATCGGCCAGGTCAGGTCCATCGGAGTCGCGCTGAGCGCTCCCACTGTCCCGCATGTCGGCGAGCCGAGCTTCGAGCTGGCCGACGACGAGGTCGAGTTCGGCATCGGCATCCACGGCGAGCCTGGCAGGGAGCGGATCAAGACGGGCCCGGCCGACGAACTCGTCGCGCGCATGATCGACGCCGTTGTCGAGGACCTGCCCTTCGCCGATGGCGACGACGTGCTGCTGTTCAGCAACTCGATGGGCGGTACCCCGCTCGTCGAGTTGTACCTCGCGCACGGCATTGCCGAACGGCTGCTCGCCGAACGGGGAATCCGCGTCGTCAGGCGACTTGTCGGCCCGTACGTCACCAGTCTGGAAATGCAGGGAATGAGCGTGACACTGTTGCGAATGGACGACGAGCTGACCGAGTTGTGGGACGCGCCGGTCAACACTCCCGCGCTGCGATGGGGGCTGTGA
- a CDS encoding FmdB family zinc ribbon protein, translated as MPTYAYRCRECTGTFELNRPMSESSAPARCPEGHDDTVKLLTTVALTGSASSGAGFPRGAGMGAGMAGAGGGCCGGACGCG; from the coding sequence ATGCCGACCTACGCCTACCGCTGCCGGGAATGCACCGGAACATTCGAGCTGAACCGGCCGATGAGCGAGTCGAGTGCGCCCGCGCGGTGCCCGGAGGGGCACGACGACACCGTCAAGCTGCTCACCACGGTCGCGCTCACCGGTTCGGCCTCCTCCGGCGCGGGCTTCCCTCGGGGAGCCGGAATGGGCGCCGGAATGGCCGGCGCCGGCGGCGGTTGCTGCGGTGGCGCCTGCGGCTGCGGCTGA
- the ctaD gene encoding cytochrome c oxidase subunit I, translating into MTAVAPKPIATRPYPAQETAKGSYLLRLFRTTDHKQIGIMYLVTSFAFFMVGGAMAMLIRTELAVPGQQFLSQEQYNQLFTMHGTIMLLLYATPILFGFANFILPLQIGSPDVAFPRLNAFSYWLYLFGGLIVISGFLTPGGAADFGWFAYTPLSDAIHSPGAGADLWITGLVVSGLGTILGAVNMITTIVCLRAPGMTMYRMPIFTWNILITSILILLAFPILTAALLGLLADRQIGAHVFDPANGGVILWQHLFWFFGHPEVYIVALPFFGIVSEIFPVFSRKPVFGYKGLVWATLAIAALSVAVWAHHMYATGAVLLPFFSFMTFLIAVPTGVKFFNWIGTMWKGQLSFETPMLFSLGFIVTFLFGGLTGVLLAAPAIDFHVSDSYFVVAHFHYVLYGTIVFATFAGIYFWFPKFTGRMLDEPLGKLHFWTTFIGFHMTFLVQHWLGNEGMPRRYADYLVSDGFTTLNTISTIGAYILGASTLPFIWNIFKSYRYGEIVKVDDPWGYGNSLEWATSCPPPRHNFTELPRIRSERPAFELHYPHMVERLHSEGHITFTGKALPHPEAKDAPSEVLTEAAIPGRHDKDNASEQ; encoded by the coding sequence GTGACGGCCGTAGCCCCCAAGCCGATCGCGACGCGCCCGTATCCGGCGCAAGAGACGGCGAAGGGTTCGTACCTGCTGCGGTTGTTCCGCACGACGGACCACAAGCAAATCGGCATCATGTATCTCGTCACGTCGTTCGCCTTCTTCATGGTCGGCGGCGCGATGGCGATGCTGATCCGAACCGAGCTCGCGGTGCCAGGGCAGCAGTTCCTTTCGCAAGAGCAGTACAACCAGCTCTTCACGATGCACGGCACGATCATGCTGCTGCTGTACGCGACGCCGATTCTCTTCGGCTTCGCGAACTTCATCCTGCCGTTGCAGATCGGTTCGCCCGATGTGGCATTCCCCAGGCTGAACGCCTTCTCGTACTGGCTGTACCTGTTCGGCGGCCTGATCGTGATCTCCGGCTTCCTGACGCCGGGTGGCGCCGCCGACTTCGGCTGGTTCGCCTACACCCCGCTGTCGGACGCGATCCACTCGCCTGGCGCCGGAGCCGATCTGTGGATCACGGGTCTCGTGGTGTCCGGTCTCGGCACCATCCTCGGTGCGGTCAACATGATCACGACGATCGTCTGCCTTCGCGCGCCCGGCATGACGATGTACCGGATGCCCATCTTCACCTGGAACATCCTGATCACGAGCATCCTGATCCTGCTGGCGTTCCCGATCCTGACCGCCGCGCTACTCGGGCTGCTGGCCGACCGGCAAATCGGCGCACATGTCTTCGATCCCGCCAACGGCGGGGTGATCCTGTGGCAACACCTGTTCTGGTTCTTCGGCCATCCCGAGGTCTATATCGTCGCGTTGCCGTTCTTCGGCATCGTCTCGGAGATCTTCCCGGTGTTCAGCCGAAAGCCGGTGTTCGGCTACAAGGGCCTCGTGTGGGCGACGCTGGCCATCGCCGCGCTGTCCGTCGCCGTGTGGGCACACCACATGTACGCGACCGGCGCCGTGCTGTTGCCGTTCTTCTCCTTCATGACCTTCCTGATCGCGGTCCCCACCGGCGTGAAGTTCTTCAACTGGATCGGCACCATGTGGAAGGGGCAGTTGAGTTTCGAGACGCCGATGCTCTTCTCGCTCGGCTTCATCGTGACGTTCCTCTTCGGTGGGCTCACGGGTGTGCTGCTCGCCGCGCCTGCCATCGACTTCCACGTCTCGGACAGTTACTTCGTGGTGGCGCACTTCCACTACGTGCTCTACGGGACGATCGTGTTCGCCACGTTCGCGGGGATCTACTTCTGGTTCCCCAAGTTCACGGGGCGAATGCTGGACGAACCGCTCGGCAAGCTGCACTTCTGGACGACGTTCATCGGGTTCCACATGACGTTCCTCGTCCAGCACTGGCTGGGCAACGAGGGCATGCCCCGCCGGTACGCCGACTACCTCGTCTCCGACGGCTTCACCACGCTGAACACGATCTCGACGATCGGCGCCTACATTCTCGGTGCCTCGACGCTGCCGTTCATCTGGAACATCTTCAAGAGTTACCGCTACGGCGAGATCGTGAAGGTCGACGATCCGTGGGGTTACGGCAACTCGCTGGAGTGGGCGACATCCTGCCCGCCGCCTCGGCACAACTTCACCGAGCTGCCCAGGATCCGTTCCGAACGGCCCGCGTTCGAGCTGCACTATCCACACATGGTGGAGCGATTGCACAGCGAAGGCCACATCACGTTCACGGGCAAGGCGCTTCCGCACCCGGAGGCCAAGGACGCACCGTCGGAAGTGCTCACCGAGGCGGCCATTCCCGGTAGGCACGACAAGGACAACGCGAGCGAACAGTGA
- a CDS encoding alpha/beta fold hydrolase: MAELPLVLLHAYPVDARMWNPVRARLAARTRLITPDQRGLGRTPLPETERAPSLDDAAKDVIALLDKLELDKVVLGGCSMGGYLTLAVLRAAPERVGAMVFIDSKATADAEEARLNRLAAAERAEREGTDWLADALLPGLLGERTRRERPDVVETVRELIESQRPEGVAWAQRAMAARPDSSRALTEAKVPTLVVVGEEDTLTPPAAAEELSRAAGGETTLVVVPGAGHLTPLEAPERVAAAVLDWLRGTTIEAVS, encoded by the coding sequence ATGGCAGAACTTCCGCTCGTACTCCTGCACGCCTATCCGGTCGACGCGCGCATGTGGAACCCGGTGCGCGCGAGACTGGCGGCACGCACCAGGTTGATCACGCCCGACCAGCGGGGACTCGGCCGAACTCCGCTACCGGAGACCGAGCGGGCACCGAGTCTCGACGACGCGGCCAAGGACGTGATCGCGCTGCTCGACAAGCTCGAACTCGACAAGGTCGTGCTCGGTGGCTGCTCCATGGGCGGCTATCTCACCCTCGCCGTGCTGCGCGCGGCTCCCGAGCGGGTCGGCGCGATGGTGTTCATCGACAGCAAAGCGACCGCCGACGCCGAGGAGGCCCGGCTCAACCGGCTCGCGGCGGCCGAAAGGGCCGAGCGCGAAGGTACGGACTGGCTCGCCGACGCGTTGCTGCCCGGTCTGCTCGGTGAGCGGACGAGGCGGGAGCGGCCCGATGTCGTCGAGACGGTCAGGGAGCTGATCGAGTCCCAGCGCCCGGAAGGCGTCGCGTGGGCACAGCGGGCGATGGCGGCAAGGCCCGATTCGTCGCGGGCACTGACCGAGGCGAAGGTGCCCACGCTCGTCGTCGTCGGTGAGGAGGACACGCTCACGCCGCCTGCCGCGGCGGAGGAATTGTCCCGCGCCGCGGGAGGGGAGACCACGCTTGTCGTCGTTCCCGGCGCTGGCCATCTGACCCCGCTCGAAGCACCGGAGCGGGTCGCCGCCGCCGTCCTGGACTGGCTGCGGGGAACGACGATCGAGGCCGTATCGTGA
- the dhaL gene encoding dihydroxyacetone kinase subunit DhaL, giving the protein MGCGAREVADLLRAGAATIAEHRAELIDLDRPIGDSDHGENLNRGFTAVVSTLDTAVPETPGGVLKIAATTLISKVGGAAGPLYGTAFLRAATALGDRAELDAEAVFTALRAGLRGVVARGKAVVGDATMVDALSPAVDAAEAAVGDGIAAVLAAAADAADKGADSTVPLVARKGRASYLGERGVGHLDPGARSTALLLRAFAEAAR; this is encoded by the coding sequence ATGGGCTGCGGCGCGCGCGAGGTCGCCGACCTGCTGAGGGCGGGGGCCGCGACGATCGCGGAGCACAGAGCCGAACTCATCGACCTCGACCGGCCGATCGGCGATTCCGACCACGGCGAGAACCTCAACCGCGGCTTCACCGCCGTCGTGTCGACTTTGGACACCGCGGTGCCCGAGACTCCCGGCGGGGTACTCAAGATCGCGGCGACGACGCTGATCTCCAAGGTCGGTGGTGCCGCGGGGCCGTTGTACGGAACGGCGTTCCTGCGTGCGGCGACGGCGTTGGGCGATCGTGCCGAACTGGACGCGGAGGCGGTGTTCACCGCGTTGCGCGCGGGCCTTCGAGGGGTCGTGGCGAGAGGAAAGGCCGTTGTCGGTGACGCGACGATGGTCGACGCGCTGAGCCCAGCCGTCGACGCGGCTGAGGCCGCCGTCGGCGATGGCATTGCCGCTGTTCTGGCCGCCGCCGCTGACGCCGCCGACAAGGGAGCCGATTCGACGGTGCCGTTGGTCGCACGCAAGGGAAGGGCTTCCTATCTCGGCGAACGCGGCGTCGGGCATCTTGATCCGGGCGCCCGTTCGACCGCCTTGCTGCTGCGTGCGTTCGCGGAGGCGGCCCGATGA
- a CDS encoding alkaline phosphatase family protein: MELPVVAGDIPHLAEVVPSLLGALGVEGSSGTIELPGVDRAAVLLVDGLGWELLDEHPADAPVLSALSRSPLRVGYPATTAAGLAAIGTGVPSGEHGMTGYTFEVPGVGVLNALRWCRHSDGEDLRHVLPSAELQPLPTTFSLAGEAGITTSVVSPYEYAKSALTGAVLRGGTYVGVHALGDLASATLDALSPARSFCYAYHSQLDTIGHLHGPGSPAWRMQLRQVDRLVESIVEGLPGGALLAVVADHGMIRIDESATVDIDETPALLEGVRELAGEVRARHVYPERGAAPDVLAAWRETLGPKAWVLEREEAIELGWFGPRVSARVLPRIGEVVAAARDRSGMLRGLAEPVESSLVGQHGSFTSAEQLVPLALAYG, translated from the coding sequence GTGGAACTGCCAGTGGTCGCCGGTGACATCCCCCATCTCGCCGAGGTCGTGCCCTCGCTGCTGGGCGCGCTCGGGGTCGAGGGCAGCTCAGGGACGATCGAGCTGCCCGGCGTCGACAGGGCCGCCGTCCTGCTCGTCGACGGGCTCGGCTGGGAACTGCTCGACGAGCACCCGGCCGACGCTCCCGTGCTGAGCGCGCTGAGCCGATCGCCGCTGCGGGTCGGCTATCCGGCAACGACGGCAGCGGGACTCGCGGCCATTGGTACAGGGGTGCCATCCGGTGAGCACGGCATGACCGGCTACACCTTCGAGGTTCCGGGTGTCGGGGTGCTGAACGCGCTGCGCTGGTGCAGGCATTCCGACGGCGAGGACCTGCGGCACGTGCTGCCGTCGGCGGAACTGCAACCGCTGCCCACCACGTTCAGCCTCGCGGGCGAAGCCGGTATCACCACGAGCGTCGTATCTCCCTACGAGTACGCGAAATCGGCGCTCACCGGCGCGGTGCTGAGGGGAGGCACGTACGTCGGCGTGCACGCGCTCGGCGACCTCGCCTCCGCGACGCTCGACGCGCTGAGTCCCGCGCGGTCGTTCTGCTACGCCTACCACTCGCAGCTCGACACGATCGGTCATCTGCATGGGCCAGGCTCACCGGCGTGGCGGATGCAACTGCGCCAGGTCGACCGGCTTGTCGAGTCCATCGTGGAGGGCCTTCCAGGTGGTGCTCTGCTCGCCGTCGTCGCCGACCACGGCATGATCAGGATCGACGAGTCGGCCACGGTCGACATCGACGAGACACCCGCGCTGCTCGAAGGCGTCAGGGAGCTGGCGGGCGAGGTCAGGGCCCGGCACGTCTACCCGGAGCGGGGCGCCGCGCCCGACGTGCTCGCCGCCTGGCGGGAGACGCTCGGGCCGAAGGCCTGGGTCCTCGAACGCGAGGAAGCGATCGAGCTGGGATGGTTCGGTCCACGGGTGAGCGCGAGGGTGCTACCGCGCATCGGGGAGGTCGTCGCGGCGGCGAGGGACCGCTCGGGAATGCTGCGTGGCCTCGCCGAACCGGTCGAATCGAGCCTCGTCGGGCAGCACGGATCGTTCACCAGCGCCGAACAGCTCGTGCCGCTCGCGCTGGCCTACGGCTGA
- a CDS encoding peptidyl-tRNA hydrolase translates to MSGVLAPLAARYASWLGLPAERTAEPEAAPDQVRAMPVVLRMERAEPPTRTALLEAAATAALAVCLDERAEQGGEWHEPVHAWLEGHIRKVARRARGAHWHAVQNLPGITVTVGGAQVRALLPDRVAELPKEVTRLQISGSDLPDDEPGAVPAGMPLLLLNPEVTMTVGKAAAQVGHGSMLLAALLAERELARWKDDGYRCAVRTAKSEEWAALQPRDPAATWQERKVLAVRDAGYTEIAPGTVTVLAQWRDES, encoded by the coding sequence GTGAGCGGCGTTCTCGCACCACTGGCGGCGCGCTACGCGTCGTGGCTCGGCTTGCCTGCCGAGCGGACCGCCGAACCGGAAGCCGCGCCCGATCAGGTGCGGGCGATGCCGGTTGTGCTGCGCATGGAGCGGGCGGAACCGCCGACGCGCACGGCGCTGCTCGAAGCCGCCGCGACGGCGGCGCTCGCGGTGTGCCTCGACGAACGCGCCGAGCAGGGCGGTGAATGGCACGAACCTGTGCACGCCTGGCTCGAAGGGCACATCCGCAAGGTCGCGCGCAGGGCGCGGGGCGCGCACTGGCATGCGGTACAAAACCTGCCGGGTATCACGGTGACGGTCGGCGGCGCGCAGGTCCGCGCACTGCTGCCGGACAGGGTCGCCGAGCTGCCGAAGGAGGTCACGCGATTGCAGATCTCGGGCAGCGACCTGCCCGACGACGAGCCGGGCGCCGTTCCGGCCGGGATGCCGCTGCTCTTGCTCAATCCCGAGGTCACCATGACCGTCGGCAAGGCGGCGGCCCAGGTGGGGCACGGCAGCATGCTGCTCGCGGCGTTGCTCGCGGAGCGAGAACTCGCGCGCTGGAAGGACGACGGCTACCGCTGCGCGGTCCGGACGGCGAAGTCCGAGGAATGGGCGGCGCTCCAGCCTCGCGATCCAGCCGCGACCTGGCAAGAGCGGAAGGTGCTCGCGGTGCGCGACGCCGGCTATACCGAGATCGCGCCTGGCACCGTCACCGTGCTCGCCCAGTGGCGCGACGAAAGCTGA
- the dhaM gene encoding dihydroxyacetone kinase phosphoryl donor subunit DhaM — MRVGLVLVSHSGKLAEGVAELAAQMAPDVKVVPAGGLPDGGIGTDYDSVLAAVERAEEGGGVVLLYDLGSAEMTADLVVESLPDPGTAVVVAAPLVEGAVAAAVAAQGGADRAGVASAASSAAGGGESEAARESAGGAETAELTLGNDVGLHARPAALLVRGIAGLDADVRIRLGDQEADGHSVLALMSLSARKGDRIDVSATGTQAAEAISRIESLVERNFDE; from the coding sequence ATGAGGGTCGGGCTCGTCCTCGTCTCGCACAGCGGCAAGCTGGCCGAGGGGGTCGCGGAACTGGCCGCGCAGATGGCTCCGGACGTCAAGGTCGTTCCTGCCGGTGGTTTGCCTGACGGCGGTATCGGCACGGATTACGACTCGGTGCTCGCCGCCGTCGAGCGCGCGGAGGAGGGCGGCGGCGTCGTGTTGCTGTACGACCTCGGCAGTGCCGAGATGACCGCCGATCTGGTCGTGGAGTCGCTGCCGGATCCCGGAACGGCCGTCGTCGTGGCGGCCCCGCTCGTCGAGGGTGCCGTCGCCGCCGCTGTCGCCGCGCAGGGCGGGGCGGACAGGGCGGGAGTCGCGTCCGCCGCTTCATCGGCAGCTGGTGGTGGCGAATCCGAGGCGGCACGGGAGAGCGCGGGAGGCGCTGAGACGGCGGAATTGACGCTCGGCAACGACGTCGGCCTGCACGCGCGTCCGGCGGCCCTGCTGGTGCGCGGTATCGCGGGCCTCGACGCCGACGTGCGAATCCGGCTGGGAGATCAGGAAGCCGATGGGCACAGTGTGCTCGCGTTGATGTCGCTCAGCGCTCGCAAGGGCGATCGCATCGACGTCAGCGCCACCGGAACGCAGGCGGCGGAGGCGATCAGCCGAATCGAGTCGCTTGTGGAACGGAATTTCGACGAGTGA
- a CDS encoding 3-hydroxyacyl-CoA dehydrogenase family protein, with protein sequence MARDFKTIGVVGLGTMGSGIAEVLARSGLSVIAVEIDADGMARGRGHIEHSTARALGKGKLDEEGRAGLLGRIRYSTALPDLAEADLVIEAIPESLELKAELFAELDKITRPDVVLASNTSSLSVTEIGVHTTRPGKVVGMHFFNPAPVLRFIEVVRTVVTEPDVIDDVVALAGRVGKEPVVIGDRAGFIANALLFGYLNHAVRMYEQRYATREDLDAAMRFGCGYPMGPLALLDLIGLDTAYEILDTMYHQSRNRLHAPAPLLKQMITAGLLGRKKGKGFYTYDAPDSPTVVADPPGLDTSTVDSSPARPVRVVGVVGTGTMATGIAEVFAKSGYRVVLRARDLDKAKASLARLGKSLDKAVVKGKLSEEDAEATLARCTPVVDLAELSEADLIVEAVAENLAVKQAVFAALDEIAKPGAVLATTTSSLPVIECAAATSRQTDVVGMHFFNPAPVMKLVEVVATIATSPEVVATAHAVCSTLGKHPVHCADRAGFIVNALLFPYLNDAVKMLEAHYAGADDIDTAMKVGCGLPMGPFELLDVVGLDVSLAIERTLYNEFREAGFAPAPLLEHLVTAGRLGRKTGKGFRDYT encoded by the coding sequence GTGGCACGTGATTTCAAGACCATCGGAGTCGTCGGTCTCGGCACGATGGGATCCGGCATTGCCGAGGTGCTGGCCCGCAGCGGCCTTTCCGTCATCGCCGTCGAGATCGACGCCGACGGCATGGCAAGGGGGCGCGGGCACATCGAGCATTCCACCGCGAGGGCGCTCGGCAAGGGAAAGCTCGACGAGGAGGGACGAGCCGGGCTGCTCGGGCGCATCCGCTACAGCACCGCTCTTCCCGACCTCGCCGAAGCCGACCTCGTCATCGAGGCCATCCCGGAAAGTCTCGAACTCAAGGCCGAGCTGTTCGCCGAACTGGACAAGATCACGAGGCCGGACGTCGTTCTCGCCTCCAACACCTCGTCGCTTTCGGTCACCGAGATCGGCGTGCACACCACGCGGCCGGGAAAGGTCGTCGGGATGCACTTCTTCAACCCGGCCCCCGTGCTGCGGTTCATCGAGGTGGTGCGCACCGTCGTCACGGAACCCGACGTCATCGACGACGTCGTCGCTCTCGCGGGGCGCGTCGGCAAGGAGCCGGTCGTCATCGGCGACAGGGCGGGATTCATCGCCAACGCCCTGCTGTTCGGCTACCTCAACCACGCGGTGCGGATGTACGAGCAGCGGTACGCGACTCGCGAGGACCTCGACGCCGCCATGCGGTTCGGTTGCGGATACCCGATGGGTCCGCTCGCCCTGCTCGACCTCATCGGGCTCGACACGGCCTACGAAATCCTCGACACGATGTACCACCAGTCGCGCAACCGGCTGCATGCTCCGGCGCCGCTGCTCAAGCAGATGATCACCGCCGGACTGCTCGGCCGCAAGAAGGGCAAGGGGTTCTACACCTACGACGCGCCGGACTCTCCGACCGTCGTCGCGGACCCCCCGGGGCTCGATACGTCCACTGTGGATTCATCACCGGCAAGGCCGGTGCGGGTCGTCGGCGTTGTCGGCACCGGAACCATGGCGACCGGCATCGCCGAGGTGTTCGCGAAGTCCGGTTACCGGGTCGTGTTGCGGGCACGTGACCTGGACAAGGCAAAGGCATCGCTTGCCAGGCTGGGGAAATCGCTCGACAAGGCCGTCGTCAAGGGCAAGTTGTCCGAAGAGGACGCCGAGGCGACGCTGGCGAGGTGCACGCCCGTCGTCGATCTCGCCGAACTGTCCGAAGCGGACCTGATCGTCGAGGCCGTCGCGGAGAACCTGGCGGTGAAGCAGGCGGTGTTCGCCGCGCTGGACGAGATCGCCAAACCGGGGGCGGTGCTGGCGACGACGACCTCGTCACTGCCCGTCATCGAATGCGCCGCCGCGACCTCGCGGCAGACCGACGTCGTCGGGATGCACTTCTTCAATCCCGCTCCGGTCATGAAGCTCGTCGAGGTGGTCGCCACGATCGCCACCTCGCCCGAGGTCGTCGCCACCGCGCACGCCGTGTGCTCCACGCTGGGAAAACACCCCGTTCACTGCGCCGACAGGGCGGGTTTCATCGTCAACGCGCTGCTGTTTCCCTACCTCAACGACGCGGTCAAGATGCTCGAAGCGCACTACGCGGGTGCCGACGACATCGACACGGCGATGAAGGTCGGTTGTGGCCTGCCGATGGGGCCGTTCGAACTGCTCGACGTCGTCGGCCTCGACGTGTCGCTCGCGATCGAGCGGACGTTGTACAACGAGTTCAGGGAAGCGGGGTTCGCGCCAGCGCCGCTACTGGAGCACCTTGTCACGGCGGGACGGCTCGGCCGCAAGACCGGCAAGGGGTTCCGCGACTACACGTGA
- the serB gene encoding phosphoserine phosphatase SerB has product MSTATPVLITTTGPDKPGVSSVLFAVLTRHGVEVLDVEQVVIRGQLVLGVLVGVESDPEALQEAVEQAMATVAMDVEVRIGAAIGTDPFAQGKHGSTHVMVLLGRPVTARAVTEVAGRLAGVDANIDTIRSIADYPVTGLEVHLSVAEDTEAADAELRSVIADVASRGGLDLSIERAGLARKAKRLVVFDVDSTLIQGEVIEMLAAYVGVEPQVKEITDAAMRGELNFTESLERRVALLKGLPETVLDEVADAIELTPGARTTIRTLKRLGFRCGVVSGGFTRIIDRLVEDLGLDFAAANDLEIAEGKLTGRVVGDIVDRAGKATALRRFAADYGISVSQCVAVGDGANDIDMLAAAGMGIAFNAKPALREVADAALSYPYLDAVLFLLGVTRSEVEAADAADGLPLLRP; this is encoded by the coding sequence GTGAGCACCGCGACACCGGTTCTGATCACCACGACGGGCCCGGACAAGCCCGGTGTCTCTTCCGTACTCTTCGCCGTTCTCACCCGGCACGGGGTCGAGGTTCTCGACGTCGAGCAGGTCGTGATCAGGGGCCAGCTCGTGCTCGGCGTGCTCGTCGGCGTCGAGAGCGATCCCGAGGCACTACAGGAAGCCGTCGAGCAGGCCATGGCCACGGTCGCGATGGACGTCGAGGTCCGCATCGGCGCCGCCATCGGCACCGATCCCTTCGCGCAGGGCAAGCACGGCTCCACTCACGTCATGGTGTTGCTCGGCAGGCCGGTGACCGCGCGTGCCGTCACCGAGGTCGCCGGAAGGCTCGCCGGGGTCGACGCCAACATCGACACGATCCGCAGCATCGCCGACTATCCGGTGACCGGTCTCGAAGTCCACCTTTCGGTCGCGGAAGACACGGAGGCGGCCGACGCCGAACTGCGCTCGGTCATCGCCGACGTCGCTTCGAGGGGAGGGCTGGATCTCTCCATCGAGCGGGCCGGTCTTGCCCGCAAGGCGAAGCGGCTCGTCGTCTTCGACGTCGACTCGACGCTCATTCAGGGCGAGGTCATCGAGATGCTTGCCGCGTATGTCGGAGTCGAGCCGCAGGTCAAGGAGATCACCGACGCCGCGATGCGGGGCGAGCTGAACTTCACCGAGTCGCTCGAACGCAGGGTGGCGCTCCTGAAGGGCCTGCCGGAAACGGTATTGGACGAGGTCGCCGACGCCATCGAGCTGACTCCAGGCGCGAGGACCACGATCCGCACGCTCAAGCGGCTCGGTTTCCGCTGTGGTGTCGTGTCCGGTGGGTTCACCAGGATCATCGACCGGCTCGTCGAAGATCTCGGGCTCGACTTCGCCGCCGCGAACGACCTTGAGATCGCCGAGGGCAAGCTCACCGGCAGGGTCGTCGGCGACATCGTCGACAGGGCGGGCAAGGCCACCGCGTTGCGCAGGTTCGCCGCCGACTACGGCATCTCGGTCAGCCAATGCGTCGCGGTCGGCGACGGGGCCAACGACATCGACATGCTGGCGGCGGCAGGCATGGGGATCGCGTTCAACGCGAAGCCCGCGCTCCGCGAGGTCGCCGACGCCGCGCTTTCCTATCCTTACCTCGATGCGGTGCTGTTCCTGCTCGGGGTCACCAGGTCCGAGGTCGAGGCGGCCGACGCCGCCGACGGCCTGCCCCTGCTGCGCCCGTGA